A stretch of Amycolatopsis balhimycina FH 1894 DNA encodes these proteins:
- a CDS encoding helix-turn-helix transcriptional regulator: MDRADLAAFLRRRREQLQPEDVGLLPGARRRTTGLRREEVASLAAMSTDYYTRLEQKRGPQPSEQMLAALARALRLSDDERNYLFVVAGRNAPSSAATAAHVAPALLRVLDRLSDTPALIMSNLGEVLVQNRLAEALYGGNSHHTGLARSEIYRWFTDPGQRLIYPEHDRDRQSRALVANLRAAHGSMGPHSRAGELVRALRRESEEFSRLWERHEVAKRFEDHKVLVHPHLGEIEVDCQVLFTEDQSQALLVLTAPPRTEAFEKLQLLGVLGHEQFEDAGQGR, encoded by the coding sequence ATGGATCGAGCGGACCTGGCGGCCTTCCTGCGTCGGCGCCGGGAGCAGTTGCAGCCTGAGGACGTCGGTCTCCTGCCGGGAGCCCGCCGCCGGACGACCGGGCTGCGGCGGGAGGAGGTCGCGTCGCTGGCCGCGATGTCGACGGACTATTACACGCGCCTGGAGCAGAAACGCGGTCCGCAGCCGAGCGAGCAGATGCTGGCGGCGCTCGCCCGCGCGCTGCGGCTGAGCGACGACGAGCGGAACTACCTGTTCGTGGTGGCCGGCCGCAACGCCCCGTCGTCCGCGGCGACCGCCGCGCACGTCGCGCCCGCTTTGCTGCGGGTGCTGGACCGGTTGTCGGACACGCCCGCGCTGATCATGTCGAACCTCGGCGAGGTCCTGGTGCAGAACCGCCTCGCCGAAGCGCTCTACGGCGGAAATTCCCACCACACCGGTCTCGCGCGCAGCGAGATCTACCGCTGGTTCACCGACCCCGGCCAGCGCCTGATCTACCCGGAGCACGACCGCGACCGGCAGAGCCGCGCGCTGGTGGCGAACCTGCGGGCCGCGCACGGGTCGATGGGTCCGCATTCACGGGCCGGTGAGCTGGTGCGGGCGTTGCGCCGGGAGAGTGAGGAATTCTCACGGTTGTGGGAACGGCACGAGGTGGCGAAGCGGTTCGAGGACCACAAGGTGCTCGTGCACCCGCACCTGGGGGAGATCGAGGTGGACTGCCAGGTGCTGTTCACCGAGGACCAGTCGCAGGCGTTGCTGGTGCTGACCGCGCCGCCACGCACGGAGGCGTTCGAGAAGCTGCAGCTGCTGGGCGTGCTGGGCCACGAGCAGTTCGAGGACGCCGGCCAGGGCCGGTGA